In Pseudobacter ginsenosidimutans, the following are encoded in one genomic region:
- a CDS encoding MutS-related protein: MQFNTDKQTVDELNLLGKFRQGSVYHLFNEVKTRGGEQLLDQMFRNPLLDANSINQRSSIFHFFQQSNLGFSFDVQQLNIMREYLDGGTGKNALATASSMIIQKLLSKLTRDERYKKSVQGLQATIVTLNRSHGMLELLQQLKSPLAERVNQLIHLLSDKQLEKLRNTDIYAELSVTTLSQYDHLLKSRFPAEMENLLQFIYELDLYIAVGNVARKKGFTYAKALAPEMNVLKASNLAHPCIDKAIGNNVFMSEDQNVIFLTGANMAGKSTLMKSIGIGIYLAHMGFPVAAKNFEFSVREGMYSSINVADNIGLGYSHFYAEVVRVKQAADAAASGKRLLLMFDELFKGTNVKDAYDGTLAVTEAFAEYQDCLFIVSTHIIEVGEALKETDNIQFRFMPTIMDGARPRYTYILEEGITEDRQGMMIIRNEGILEMLKS; encoded by the coding sequence ATGCAATTCAATACAGATAAACAAACGGTGGATGAGCTGAACCTGCTGGGAAAATTCAGGCAGGGATCGGTATACCATCTGTTCAATGAAGTCAAAACACGGGGAGGAGAACAATTGCTGGACCAGATGTTCCGCAATCCTTTGCTGGATGCAAACAGCATCAACCAGCGCAGCAGCATATTCCATTTCTTCCAGCAATCGAACCTGGGCTTTTCCTTCGATGTGCAACAACTCAATATCATGCGCGAATACCTGGATGGAGGCACCGGAAAGAATGCATTAGCCACCGCCAGCAGCATGATCATCCAGAAACTGCTCAGCAAGCTCACCCGCGATGAACGGTACAAGAAATCAGTACAGGGGTTGCAGGCTACCATCGTTACGCTGAACCGCTCCCATGGCATGCTGGAACTGCTTCAACAATTAAAGAGCCCATTGGCTGAACGTGTCAATCAGCTGATCCACCTGCTTTCTGATAAACAATTGGAGAAGCTGCGCAATACGGATATCTATGCAGAGCTCTCTGTTACTACCCTGTCCCAATACGATCATCTGCTGAAGAGCCGGTTCCCTGCTGAGATGGAAAACCTACTGCAGTTCATCTATGAACTTGATCTATACATTGCCGTTGGTAATGTGGCGCGTAAGAAAGGCTTCACCTATGCGAAGGCATTAGCTCCGGAGATGAATGTTCTGAAAGCTTCTAATCTTGCGCATCCCTGCATCGATAAGGCCATTGGTAACAATGTATTCATGAGTGAAGATCAGAATGTGATCTTTCTCACCGGGGCGAACATGGCAGGGAAATCCACATTGATGAAATCCATCGGTATTGGTATCTACCTCGCGCATATGGGATTCCCGGTGGCTGCAAAGAACTTTGAGTTTTCTGTGCGCGAAGGCATGTATTCATCTATCAACGTAGCGGACAATATCGGTCTTGGTTACAGCCATTTCTATGCAGAAGTAGTGCGCGTGAAGCAGGCTGCTGATGCAGCCGCCAGTGGCAAAAGATTATTATTGATGTTCGATGAATTGTTCAAAGGAACGAATGTGAAAGACGCTTACGATGGCACGCTGGCAGTAACGGAAGCTTTTGCCGAATACCAGGATTGCCTCTTCATCGTATCCACGCATATCATTGAAGTGGGTGAAGCATTGAAAGAAACGGACAATATACAATTCAGGTTCATGCCCACTATCATGGATGGCGCCAGACCACGGTATACCTATATCCTCGAAGAAGGTATCACCGAAGACAGGCAGGGTATGATGATCATCCGAAATGAAGGGATACTCGAAATGCTGAAAAGCTGA